Genomic window (Culex pipiens pallens isolate TS chromosome 3, TS_CPP_V2, whole genome shotgun sequence):
AGTCGGTGAAGATTAAGTTCAATTGAGCGCCGTTGAACTGCACGTGACTGATGGAGTGAACAACAAAGCATGTCTAGAAAGTTAAAAAGAACCACGACCAActatttctttaaatattttcggtTGGATTTTTCGGGagctttgaaaaatgtgttttaaaaacagaaataaTTCATCCATCCCTAACCAACCAACATGTTCCCTTTCTTCGAAAAATATCGACGATAAGCGATTGATTCCACTGATAAATGGTACAcagaaaatgcaataaaattgatattgatttaaaatttaataatctgCACAGGATGACCAAAAAtgacttaagttttttttttcaaatttgtttttatatgAAACTTATGTTCAAATAAGCCGTTTTGTGTGATTATTTTCTCCATTCAATATCCCATTCAAATAAAGGCTCTTTTCTAACAAAAAGTTAtggaaatattcgaaaatctgtatctctagTAGGAATGCACAGACCAATgtggtttcttcggcaaagctgtaggttttgatcataaattgcaagaaaaaatggtcaaatactcttataaaattatttttccattAACTGTATAAACTCTTTGTTTCCATAATTTTCAATCTTTACATCAGTAACTAATTCGGCAGAAATGGAcgagaatgcatttttttttaattaaaaaagaatTAAGGTACTCAACCGTAAAAAGAAAGGAGaagggaaattaaatgtacttttgAATCTGCAATACTCCAAAAGGGTCCtattttcacatttaaaaaatgattttcaaatttagtgttttttgtaactttacaTAGTTATTGTTTTCAGTGtaacaataattaataaaaattagagcagacaatttcaaaaattttgatgtataaacaTTAGGGGTTTGTTTGTAACCATCACAAGTAACCGCgactcttcaaaaaaagttttgaaaaagttactttttgtttctttgttcgtgtctgtcacgggtgatcttgaacggccatgatcgacaacgagcatttttttcaaaacatgttttccTAAAAGCGCGGTAACTCGTGATTTTTACAAGCATAACCctattttatgcttttttttaaattgtcagcTCTACGACATAATAGAACAtgtataaaattcttaaaacacaaaaaaaaattgtgtgttcatataatttttgtactGTTAAGTAACGAAAAACGGCAGCAGTTTTGAagctattttttgtattttttcgatgaaaaataagtttttcgggattttgaatgaaaattacaTCTTAGAACAATGAATGTTTCCCAAAATCCAGAAAATCTGTTTATCGGAAAGCTCGTTCAATTTCCCATTGGTCGCATTCAATTGAACGCGTTGGTTAATTGATATTAACTTATTTGCTTTCCAGGAGGGTATCACCTTCCAACTAAAGCCAAGGGCaatataattgggtcctaaaattaagcttgaatttgtgatattattgttcacaaagataattgggagcgttcttttattaggtAATGCAAATAATGAATTttaagaccccccccccccccctcataacaaaatttccatacaaattttaaaaaaatgtttggagcgtaacacgatctccgaccccctcccctccccccaactgcgttacgtaataaaagaacgctccctaaagcTTATTTCACTAAGTACAAAAcgattaccgtaaaccggggtgactttgataggatttcaatttgtgtttagaatattttccaacaggtaaggtttttctcaagatttttatttttaaaacatgtactggggtagactacacaaagtccatgcactatttcggaaaaaaagttttttcaataatgtttagaaaaatagttacgttaaaaattcttagttttaattccggggtgactttgatagtcatagtttttcttgtaaaaatcatatttaagatgttcaaactttatttgtacgctaaatgtaccatcactaaagaagctgatatagtttttaagaaaaaaatcaatttttatatttagttaactaagtgtataagatttttagcaaaatacatataaattttaggtaaaattgttaaaaagtcggaattttgtctgaaatttgttaaaactagttttgtttgtaaaattatcgatttatattgcattttatactgaattcaaagcacgaatcacaagttttcacattttacatgaaatttgttcaactaaaattgcctataaatttggagattttttttaattgtgtttcaaaaacacatattatttattatttacaaacttttttaaccttctcctagtggaaaattgtccaaagaatccgaaaatgcattccgttttccgattaaatatcatgttcattgagaaaatcatgacaatttgagaagttttaaaataatgactttcatcagcattttctaattatagttaactaactttttaaacttgtcaaaattttatgaaaagttctgcttgaggtactttgaacacttctctaccacggtcagtatgtttcttaaccattccttacgtattttaattgtactcttcattttgcggaaaaatcgcaaacctatcaaagtcaccccgttttacggtatttttaTTCTATAGCTTGACACAAGTTCACGATTTGAACATTGAAATGCAAAATTTGGTtccataatttattaatttgttcAACTTTATGCCCAAatcttatttgaaaatatgtagtGGCAATAGGCCGTGTTCAActacaatagggtcctaaaaccctatgtaaatttttatgtacaacggtaaaaaacacgattaaaaaccatttctgatcacttttttttaattttaaccctctactgcccaaatttttttttcgaacatttttatttttcctttgttcaggaggtcattatgagcaacttttgttgtaCGAACaattttacttctcttgttttatgtttttcttgtttcatttttagtattttaatttgcatttatcttgtttagtttatgtttgtttttggtagtatttggactattctaccaccttctatcattacattttgcctatctattttttttcatgtttttatagccacattttcatttttttgcttgtttttcacattttctgctatacaatggcaccattatcatttaaactttaaataaatacgtagaggcatagtctgggacactagaaaaattactgcatacttttttttacttaaaatataggaaatgttagtaaaaaacacagccaaagttgacacctaaaaaagtgacattttttaaaacattagcaaagtcacataaaacaagtaaaacttccaacccatacattttctaaaatttcaagagttcttctttccaattcttttttaagatcaaaaattggtcgaaaaattgattttcaagtGGAgtctaaaagttcaaatttgctTAGAGGGAGGCGAAATTGCCTTTGACTGTGTTACAGCAAGAAAATTAATCGTTTTTGCAAGGCCAAAATAGTTTGAGAACCACTGTCTTGGATAAAAATCCAAAGTAGTTGTCTAAATGTTAAAGAAAACACAAATTCAAACCACTCACACTAGCTATTCAATTCTGGTCTGCATAGCCGGCATGCCGTGCCATAATCTCGCGTGTCATATCTTCAAATATATCAGTATAAAATCTGACCATTAAATGCTGTCTTACCCTTAAAAAGAAGCACGTTAACCAACTAAACTGTTAGTATACTTCGTACCACCTTCTGAGTCATTACAGCAGTTTGCACCTCTCCAAGACAGCTCATCAATGCGGCGGTTGCTAAATTTAAGTTTGGAAGATAAGCGTCGATTCCTGGAATCCTTTGACTACGTCCTGACTGATTGCGATGGTACGAAGAAATGGTTTCTTTTGAAGTTCAGTGGGATTCACGTTTTACAGATTACTTCATTTGATTCACGCAGGAGTTTTGTGGACTTTGAATGAGCCTCTTGAAGGAGCTGATCGTGCCATTAGAGCCTTGAAGGATGCTGGAAAACGTATCGTTTTTGTCTCGAATAATGGAGCAAAATCTCTGGAAAGGTATCAGGAACAAATTGCCGGATTAGGACATTCGGCGAGTGAAGACGACATCGTTTGTCCGGCAATAAGTGTAGTAAGACACTTGCAGTCAATCAATTTTCAAGGATTAATCTTCGCGATATGCTCAAAAACCTTCATGGACATTCTTAGGAAAGCTGGCTATGAGGTCATCAGTGGGGTAAGTTTTTCGATACTGGACTTTTTctgaataataaaatttaatttgcgatTGATTCTAGCCTAGCGATCCTCTCCCGGAGTCCGTTGACATTATCGTGAGCACTATTGATGACAAATTACCAGTGAAAGCAGTCATATTTGACAACGATTTCAACTTCAACCATATGAAATTGTTTCGCGCCGAGTTGTACTTGAAAAATGACCCCAACTGTTTGCTGATTGCTGGAGCAATCAGTCCACGAATATTCGTAACCCCTCTGGTGGATGTGACCGGCATGAGCCAATACTTTAGTGTGTTAGAACAAAGTACCAACAGAAAAGCAGTAATTCTAGGAAAACCAAGTCCTCGCTTGGCCGAGCAGCTGAAAAATCATTtgcaaatcacacaaaatcatcgGGTACTGTTCGTGGGCGATATGATTGCTCAGGATGTGATTTTCGGGCGGTTCGCTGGATTCCAGACGTTGCTGGTGCTCTCTGGAGGAACCAGTCGCGAAATGGTTGAAACACTGGAGAATGACGAAAATGTTCCTGATTTTTACACGGATAGTTTTGCTGACCTTGATCGTTTGATACAGGATGTAACGCGGGATGGAAAAGGCACAACTGAATAGATTTAGAGCAATTACTTTGAGCAAATTTCATTGCTGTTTATATTAACTAATAGAAACATAATGCATCTTAATAATCATGTTGCAATCAttcttttaaccctctacaacccaaccccgtctttagacgggcttcgatttaaaaaatcgccaaacatccatttttcaaccaatttttgatctttaaaaagcattggaaagaagaactcttaaaattttagggttggaagctttacttgttttatgtgactttgccaatgttttcaaaaatgacatttattTAGGGGTCaagtttggctgtgtttttttactaacatttcctatattttcagtaaaaagaagtatttatgcagtaatttttctagtgtcacagactttgcctctacgcatttttatacattttaaatgataatggtgccattttatagcagaaaatgagaagaaaagcaaaaaaaaagtgactgtaaaaacatgaaaaaattaaataggcaaaatgtaatgataggaggtggccaaatactaccaaaaacaaacataaactaaactagataaatgaaaatttaaaatctaaaaacaaaacaagaaaaacataattgcacaaaatgacctcctgaacatgggaaaaataaaaaaaatcgaaaaatttaggCGAAGAGAATGTAAAACATGGCTTAGGccaaaataatataaaacatgaaatgtgAATGTTTTAAGGCAAAATAACTCaatctgaacatttttttctaaatttttctttCGTATTCTGCAGTGAGTTTGAATAGATTccacacaactttctagaacatagCATAATTTTTTTACCCACACTCTGACGCGATACAGGctagggatcaagtgtcccgGGGATCAATCTATACTCTCCCCTATTCGAAGTCTTTGgcaataaacaaataaattgcAATGCTGTAcactttttataattaaaaattttgaagatcaGGATTGAATGAActtcaaatctagagttttttttttaaaggaccaataaactattgtcttttagATGTTCTAATGTTCTAATGTATTACAACCCTTTTCACCTGACCAGGttattaagaatattttttatagttcccagtcacgaaatatactagcagagctggttctgccagaatcctgctagaacggtggaaaaTTTCTGCtcgaatgctgtaagaatatacagctctgtaagaactctgctagaattctggtagaacgtcgtgactggattttagcgaacaaaaaaaaaagccaaaaaaacaaagaagatccttacttaaaaaatcataaatttgtttattttccaaTCAATTTTTGTTAACCGTTTAAAATATGAAGTATTTTAAAACTTCCAATAcactaaatttacatatttgcttttgagcaattttctacgaaataggttttttcataattttaattttgtattttttaatccgactgaaacttttttggtgtcttcggtatgcaaaaagaagccattttacatcattattttgtccatataatttaaaaatatttaaaaattcaaaaaaatttatcttttgaaagaattttttgatcgatttggtgtcttcagtcttcggtaggtatggataaggaatacactgaaaaaaatgatagatggtaaaacaaattttggtgatttttatttcactttgatttgacttgatttgacaaaaaacactatctttatttttatttttttttttcgtatcagcaaagttcaaaaaaccaaaatatagagaatttttacAGCTTTTCAAAAAGCCATTGACCTGGATAACCCCTATTTCATTAATTACCGGTTCagcaaaaaacaatcaaaattaataaatttcttaatttttttttttgtaaaacagaaCGCATGAATGATATCTGAAACTAATATCTGAAGccattcatagaaaaaaaaaacatgatttattaTTTTCGCTGTTCGATCTAATAAGGAAAAATCAGTCTACATTTTAAACTTTATCACACTTTACCAGTATGCTTTCCAACTTCTGCAAACGAACAATATTCCACGAGAGGCGCTAGTATCGCATTAAATAACCCTCttgtatatttgtattcccCCATTCCAAACACTGGTACTCGTTTTACGCGCAAACGTCGCAAACGTGGTTTTGTTTTTATGCAGGTTTCGTTTTGTGCTGCCTGCCACAGCGACTGTCGAATGAGTGCCATTTGCGTATTGTGCTTTGCACCCAAAttataaaatgattttgaatatttctagtaaattttcataactaCCTATGAGTCacgggtttcctatgcagataggaccttttgaaaatttaatcaagaTTTGAAACATTGACTCATTCAATGCAAAATAATAACACtataagaaatttcaaaacaatatcagttttatcgaaaaaaacaacgTTTTTACCTCAGCCTATTACACTAtaatttagttgtttttttttataatttaaaaaacaacaaccGACCGAGTGTTAAAAAGTATATATTTTGTCTGAGAGAATAATGTTGTTCATGTTGTTATGAATACCCACAAAACAAAGGTCTTGATGTGTTCCGGTAATCTGTTTTTTTATGCGTGaatatatttaagaagttcttgGGAATAAAAACTTCTTGACTCAGTCTGTTCACTGTACATTTTTGCTCTCAGTCTGGGAGGTATTTTCTCTCGATTGGGTGctgcactagggtgcccagaatatggaactttttctcaaaacctcgctccacaagctgaatattgttccttgacctattctaggactctgggccaaatatgagcaaaatcagtcaacatttacccattgatactcggaggtgaagtttgtatgggaaaaatccaaaaaatgtatgaaaaactcaattttcttacagtttggtctggacggtgcgctacttccatccaaatattccaaaaagtgagattcttataggaaatttaatgctctacaactttgtacaacataccaaagctgtaaaacttgaccctgaaaagttattagcgatttaaaaaaagtaatttttgtatgaaaaacattttttcaccaacttttggttcgggtatcaatgggttgatctcaaccaatttcgctcaaaattagcATAGattcttaaaataacccaaaaactgttttccgcttgtggagcagggggttatTTCTTGGCCACTCTAGTGCTGC
Coding sequences:
- the LOC120422653 gene encoding uncharacterized protein LOC120422653, producing MRRLLNLSLEDKRRFLESFDYVLTDCDGVLWTLNEPLEGADRAIRALKDAGKRIVFVSNNGAKSLERYQEQIAGLGHSASEDDIVCPAISVVRHLQSINFQGLIFAICSKTFMDILRKAGYEVISGPSDPLPESVDIIVSTIDDKLPVKAVIFDNDFNFNHMKLFRAELYLKNDPNCLLIAGAISPRIFVTPLVDVTGMSQYFSVLEQSTNRKAVILGKPSPRLAEQLKNHLQITQNHRVLFVGDMIAQDVIFGRFAGFQTLLVLSGGTSREMVETLENDENVPDFYTDSFADLDRLIQDVTRDGKGTTE